TTGTGATCTGTGGGGAAAGGTTTTGTTGCTCAGATGAGCCTCCCACTCCTGGTGGATACCCATCAAAAAAGGTGCAGCCCATAACAGCAGTGCTGTTTCAGCCTGGTGTCCTGCAGGTCACCGAGTGCCTTTGTGGGGATCGCTGAACCCACATTAAGTTTCCTGCCTCAGGCTAGGGTCCCAAGCTCCACGCCAGCAGCTGCAGCGGGATTACCTAGTGGGATAAATTCAATCTGGAGGAATACACGAGGTGGTATGTTTAAGGAATTCCCCAGGAGTGCTGCATGGTCTTTATGTTGGCATAAGGGATACAGTATTTTGCTGCTGTGCCTTCTGCTTTATCCCGCCGTTTAGGATTGTTCTGCTGCACTGTGAAGGTATTTAGGGCTGGCTCCCACAGACGTTTTCTCCAGACAACCGTATTGCTCAGGAGGACCCTCTAGAAAAGCACCACACTACCAGCACACTCGGCAAATCCAAATCCATGCAGGCCAGGAAAGTGGCAGTTTTCTGACTGTTCCATGATCCCAGGAACTGGTATTTCTAGGGGAAAATAAACTCCTAAGACCATTAtgagtaatttaaaatgttgtccATTAGAGTAAAACATCTGTTGATGATTCTTAACTGTCAATTTAATgtataagttttaaaaaataaaaatgttctttaatcTTTATACTTTAGAAAAACCTGCTTGGATACTTTGTCGAACTTGACTTTCATAATTTTGTATAAATAGTGTTTTCCAGTGGAGACAGTTAGAACAATTTTGTTCAGCTGTTCTTACTGATAAATGTGCTAATTTTAGTGAGAATACCTGAGTACAGCAGACAAAATTGCAAGGGCAGCTGGGAAGTCTTCCACTGTAAGTATCTAGTATCATGCGAAGTCAAAGATCCTCGGGCAAACATGGAGAGAGAGCAAGCGTCTCTAAGGGCTGAAATCCCAGCTGAGTCTCAAATTCACTGTGCAGGAGAGAAAGGCCTGTAATCTGCTAAGGAAAGCAGATGTACAAGAGCAATTCTGGCAGCTACATCTGTCGTGCCTCCCCCCTCGCCTGGTTAAACCCACTCTTCCTCCCAGCCCTATGTGCTTTCCTCAGAGGCGACAAAAAAACAGGCAGGCACAAACGTCAGTCACGCAAGATTTATTCCTGAGATCAGGCATCCTCTTCCCCATCCTGTCTTACAGCCCTAACGCTCCCTCAGCCTCCGGGGGAAGGCTCTGGGCAGAACTCTGGCCAGGCAGAGGGCAGGGCTCTCCGCTGGCAGCTGCAGCCGCCCCgctgctccccaccccagctcctgcGCTGGGGAGAACCGCGGCCGCGGGCCTCGCCCGCCAGGCAGCCTATCCCTGCCGGACCCCTCCCCGCAGGCAGACGTGCCGgaggctgctggctctgggggGCAAGAGGGAAGCGGGCGCCAGGGCCTTCCCGGCCTGCAGGAGGCCGGTGTGCCTCCCGCCCCGCGCCTGCTTCGGGGGGCTGGCTCgggagcagccaggcaggccCCCAGAGACACGGGCACGCAGCTCCGGAACGGGTCCCGCGCAGGAAGAGAAGGCGGGACCCGCCTTCGCGCTGCCCTCCCGCGGCcgaagaggagcagggagctcccGGGCTCCTCCTGCCCGGCGCAGCGGGGCCGCAGCCGGCCCAGACCCGCCCCCCGGCCGGGCGGAAcgagccgccgccgccccctcccgccGGCAGGGGGCCCTGCTGGCGCCGCTGCGGgcccgggcggccccgccgcggcccggaGGTGACGGCagcgcgcccgccccgcgccccgcgccgcctcctcgctgccgccgccgcagcccggccccgcaccgggCGGGGCGCCCGCGGCGCGTCATCCTCCCCCGCCCGCCTCCGCGGCGGCAGCGCCCTCAGGAGCGATGGCGCCGGGCCCGCCTCCCgccgggggctgcggcggccgccccgccgcggcggcTGCGGGCGCGGTCTGGCTGGGCGATGCGGTGAGGCGGGGGGCTCCGTGCgggccgggggaggggggggctccgtgcggggcggggggctccGTGCGGGGCGGCGGGTTGCGCTGACCAGGCTCCCGCCGCAGGTGGAGAGGGTGCCCTGCCCCTACGACGCCCATCACCGCGTCCCCCGCGCGTCGCTGGAGAAGCACGCCGCGTCCTGCCGGCTCCGCAAGATGGGCTACTCGGCCGAGGAGGAGGTGGGCGGCGCGGGGGGTCCCGGCCCGGGGGTGCCCCTGCCCGGCGGCacggctggggctggggctggggctggacgAGGGGTCGGTCCCGGGGCCGCCGTGGCGGGGGGCGGCCCTGGGGCCGTGACGGAGCCGCTTCTTGGTCCCGCAGGCGGAGATGTGCGACTCCCGCTTCTTCTACCAGCACCTGAAGGTCCCCGCTGTCGCCATGggtgagcggggccgggggggcacgccggggggtgggcagggggtgagAGGGAACCCGGGGAGGGGAGACCCGGGGGGAGGCAGAGGGTGAGGGGCGGAGAAGGGCACCCCGGCGGCGGGCACTGAGGATCAGAAGCTGAGGGGAAGCCCCCGGGGGGGCAGAGGTGGGGGGTCCGTGCAGTATGCAGAAAGCATATTAAAATGCAGGCttagaaggtgaaaaaaatggCCCTAGAACTTGGGGCTATAGTAATGGAATAGAATACAGTTGTAATACACATACATTTAGTTTTCTATATCCCTGTGACCTGgaaattcttattttctttatttttttcttcccctcagtTAAAATATAGAATagattaaaattacattttcacttCAGACCTTCCCTTCTGTAAGAAAAATCTACCATAAGTCTCATAATAGCAGTTGGGGAATAAGGAATAACCCTTGGGGAATAAGGACTAACCCTACCAAGTATTTGATGTAAAACTTCATGATATTTTTGTCTGTCTGCAGATAAAGATCTGCAGTTTCATATTGTTAAGCAAGCTAGAGCTCAAAGTGCAAAAGAAGGTACCAGCTACAGTGAAGGTAAGCAGATACTGGGACAGCTTTGTCAGCTCTGGTGTGGTGAGATGCTCTTGTGTCCCCACACACAGCTTCCTTGATTCCACTTGTGAACTGCTAtgaggcatttttaaaaatttatttttaattttccttcccttgtaTACTTTGGAACATTACTTTCTGTACTCAGGGCAACCAGGTCAGAGGATCTGAGTCTGTTGTGCTCACACCTCTAGATCTCTTGAGGACTGGGAAATCAACACTGCAAAATTCAGGAGTTTCTTAAAGCACTAGTCCTTCACTTCCCATCCCACTACCTACACTTTCCTTTCTGCCTGCGTTTTCTGTTACtattttcagctctttgtgGTTCAAGTTCTTCTCTTGCTGCCTCCAGCCTTGTTCTTCCTGTCAtgggtggggaggaaaagaaggactgctttttattttgattaagGATTAATTGTTAGATATCAGCTATATGTGCATGTCCACCACTGCTCAGACCAATAACCAAACAACAGGTGTATTACTCTTACCATGTTGGATTGTTTCAAGACTATCCTAAGAAATTGTATAGTAAAAATGCTGATGTATCTGCAAATATGATGTTGTCCTTTGCGTCTGCTCTCAGCTCATGAGTTtctttatgtttcattttttcattgttttttttcaccagcctggagaggaggttAAGTCTGAGCTGTGCTTCTTTTTCAGAGTAGAAAAGTAGGGCTACCTATAGAAACCACTGTAGAGCCGCAGCCTATAGTATGGAAGTTACTGCAACACCTGAAAGATGCAGCATTTACTGCCTGTAGTCTTAGTTTGGTAAaagtgcagaaggaaaaatgccttttttttctacttgtcTGCCTTGGTAGTCAAATACAGCAGCGTGTGCTCTGGCATAGATTTTTATGCTGCCTTTGTTTCTCTGGCATGGAGCCTTAACAGTCAGTTGCTTGGAAAGGAGCTTTCATGTGATGGGAACTTTCATGTGTTTGGAGCACGTtggatgcatttttattttttttttcctggagggAAGTGGTAACTCATTAATTTGACATAAGTATATccaagcagagaagaaacagatcAACCTTTTCTCAGTGGTTTAATAGCAGAGATCGATCAGTGAGCCACTAGGTGCCAGTGTTTGCTAATCCAGTTTTCACTGCAAGCTTGCATTTCTCTGAAGATAACACTGAAACAACGTGGGGTGGTTCCATCATGACTCTTAGCCCACTACAAGAGTTACTGACTTGGAATTGTTTAATTTAAAGGCTTTGGCAACAGAAACAAATAGCATTTTTTATCATAAATTTCCTTTTGACTAACTCTACCAATGGTAGTAGTTTTatatctttgttttaaaaaaattctaaccATATTTAGAATATTCAAATAGATATATAATAGGACAAGAAGGCTGGTCTTCATCACAAGTCATGGAACTCTTGTGAAATCACAAGCATGTGACTATTAGAGCACTTCTGTGGGCTTCCATGACCCTGCAAGAACAGTGcgttttaaaaataaaaggctagTATTCATGTTTAAATATGTTAGTTCAGGTTATAAAAGTGCTGTCTTAGATTCCAAGTACAGTAATGAGGAAATCTTGCATTTTAGGTTTGTTGTTGTAGGTTATGGTAGCTCCTCTTCCCCTGCTTCAGTGTCTTTAGTGAAAGCAGGATGTGAAAGATTGCCCAGCTGCTGTTAAGTGTGGAATAACCTAGACAAGCAGTAGCTTTGCTGTTGTGAGGACTCTTGTGTACACCCTGTCTTACCTGGAGACACATGTCTGTGTAGGATTGTGCCTTGCAGGGAGAAGGTAGGGTTGGGGTTGCAGGGAGCAGGATTATGGAGGTCAGGTCAGTGGCTACGGGGAATGTTCTCAAGTAAAACGCTTTTCTGCAGGTAGTAtcctagaatactgcatcctTTATCTTTAAGGAAgtggttttgctgctggtgCAATGGATTGAGAATGGATTTACTGTTTGGAGGATGTGTGTTTCAGTGGGGGAACAGGGAGAGCAAGTACTGGCCTGACCATTCAGGGAAAGAATAGTGTGCAAgcagtgtttgttttcataaCTTCGAAGTGAGTTTTCTAAACTAATCTGGAGTATCTTGAAAGTGCCTTTGTAACCCTTTTAGCTATTGGTGCCTATGGCAATTTTACTATGAAAGCTCTGTAGAGAAAGTGACAGTGTGAGTTAAACTGATTTGCACAGTGCCCAGTTACCTAGTCTCCTAGCAGCTTTCATTTGTGTTGGCAGAACAGCAGGTATTTTGCAGCTAGTAACAGAAAACGTTAGGAGTTAGACAAACCCACAagcaagagctgcagcttcATCTCTCTTGCTTTAGTTAGTAAGTCAAGAGCAGAAATTGATGGGACAATACAGTGTCCTTTTCATGTAATCTACTTTGATCCCTTGAGAACATGTCAAAGCCTGTCACTAGCAGTGTGAGCAGTCAGGAGAGGTTGTACAGACTGGGGAGGGCTTTGGGCCTTTTTTGTCTTTGAGCAATTTTTATGCTTTCAAATTAAGAAGGGTGAATCTTCCTACAGACATGTAGAGGGAAGATGAAAACAGCATGAGtttttgctgcatttcttgTTGAGCttctcagtgttttcctgtATAATTATGGTATTTTGCTAATCACAGCTGTCTGTTCAACCTCCAGGATCTTACTCATTACTGCCTGTGGAAGTTCCTCAAAATCACAAGCGTTTCACCTGTGACCTGACTCAAGCTGATCGCCTTGCTCTTTATGATTATGTTGTTGAGGAAACAAAGAAGCAGAGGTCGAGATCCCAAATCACGGAAAATGACAGTGACCTCTTTGTGGATTTAGCAGCAAAAATCACCCAAGGTTTGAAGAACAGTCTGCTGTTGAATTCACCACTCAGAATTTTCACTTTGTGTAGATAGATAAGTTAGTTAAAAGCCAAACTGAATTGCTTGTGCTATTTTTATTGTGAAGAGCATATTGTTCTTAAAAGCCACAATGAGGACCTGGCTTCAGAAAAGACTGGTAGACTTTGTGTTCTTTTACTTCTGAGAAAGTCTCAGTGCTCTGCTCTTGCCACATGTATTGTGTAGATCCATCTTAGTGGATGGATCTTTTGTCTTTACTGCAGCTGACTTCAGGCTGTTTAATGTTGCCAAGTGACTGCAGAACTTGGAATGGTGTTTGCTGTAAGAGATGATGAGATGCAAGATCACTTAAGATTAAAAGCCTAACAAGAAATGTTGGCAGTTGTCCGATGGAGCTCTTGAGCAATATATAAATGAGTGTGTTGGAACAAGGCCTCTCATTCTTGTTGAATCATGCCAGTTTGTAACTGGATCAAGTGAAATATGAGCATCTGAAAGCATCTGGGTTATCCTGTGGGCCCTGCTATGCCTAAGTGGTAGGAGATAGTGTTTTTTGTCTACACAGGTAGATGTTTCACAGAATCTGGCCTTCTTAGTCTTTGTGTCTTACTGAAATACTGCCTTGGAAAACATGGCCTGTGTTTTGTAGGCATTTGACCAAATGCAAGCCCATATATTGATCTGGATCACTCTCAGGAGACTGAGATAACACAACAGCATTTGCTTGGTGGCTTTTTAGTCTTGTGTAAACAGCTAGCAAGATGGCTGGAGAGGGAGCTTGTGCTAAATTCGTAATAGTTACTAAACAGTGGAGAAACTTCGTAAAGAACACCAGGTATTTTATGGTTTGGACTTTTATTACTAAAGCACCAGACTTGCATACCTACGGGTGCTACTGTCCTGCTAATGGTCATATGTTTTACTTCCAATTTTTTGCTAGATGATAGTCAGAAAGGTCCAAAGTCCCATCTTGAAATTCTGGCTGAAATGCGAGACTACAAAAGGCGGCGGCAGTCATACAGGGCTAAGAATGTTCATATAACAAAGAAGTCTTACACTGAGGTGAGTATCTGAAAGGAAAGAGGGTTTTTTGCACAAAAGTGCTTATTGTACCTCAACATAAACATTTATATACCATTTCAGACAAGGAAAATgtctcccttttttcccccgCTTCTTGTACACTGCCTTACTAGAGTTGCAAACTAAAAAGGagctggtttttggtttgttgcaGCAAGTTACAAACAACAGGAGTGTTTCTATCAAATGAAAATGCCAGCAAGATATTTTAGACTGTTTTAAAATGGTGCTGTTTAAATATATGATGAAATAcctttttctgcaaataaaacctTCCATTCAAAGATCTGGTGTATAGGGTTtggggtggctttttttttttttttttgagatcttTACCTTCTGCTGTCTAGTTGCTAGTGTAGTTTGCTACTAtgacatgctgcttttcttgtttgttttaatgtatcTTAAATCTCCAGGTGATTCGGGATGTGATTGGTGTGCATATGGAAGAACTCAGCAATCACTGGCAGGAAGAGAGTAGGTTGGATAATGCAGAGACATGTGAAGGAGGGAAGTCAAAATCTTCAGGAAGGTATGCCACAGCTGACAGATTCCTTGGGCATGTGAGCAGGCTGATAGCATGTTTTATGTGTATGTATTTCTTCCTGTATCAAGTAACACTGCACACCCTTCCAAACAtttgtcactgaaataaaaatgaaaacattgccTAGTGATAGTCTATTTATGGTTCTACAGGatttcttcaaatgaaaatattgttgAAACAAACTAAAGGGTGACACttgagatgtatttttttcagcattaaaataaaggtaaatGGAAAGGCCAAACAGGAGATTAGGCTTGCTGGGTTCTCCAACTgtaggcagcagctgagggcacGTGGCTGAAGAGTTAGGGATTGAGAGCCAAACACAGGTGATAAGACTGAGCAACAAGTTACTTTGTAAGAAGTAACTGGATTAAATAGTGTGCTGAGGTGATCAtagggctggagcacatctcctatgaaggcaggctgagcaagttggggctgttctgcctggagcagagaaggctctggggagaccttacagcagccttccagtacctgaaggggcctacaggaaagctggggagggactttttaccgGGGTTTgtagagagaggaggaggggtAATGGTCTTATGCTGgcagaagggagatttaggttagacattggaaGGAAAtgctttagtgtgagggtggtgagacacaggaacaggatgcccagggaagctgtggcggtcccatccctggaagtgttcgaggccaggttggatggggctttgagcaacctgctctagcaggaTGTGTtcttgcccatggcagaggggttggaactagatgatacttaaggtctcttccaactcaaaaccattctatgattctatgtgcaTATGTAAGAGCATGGACTTTGGGCTTCTTTTAGGAGGTACTGTATTTTTTAGGGAGGTAGAGAGGCTTAATAAAAGATACATCTTTATTACTACAGAACTGGTACTGAAAACAATAGTGACTGTAAAACTTTTTATTGAATAAAATCAATAACCTTTTTTGCAGAAGGGAAGACAGGCGGTCAGCCTCGGTGGACTCACGGCAGTCTGGAGGAAGCTGTAAGGAGCCTGAACGCACCAGACAcaggagggagagcagcaggagtcCAAACAGACGAAAAAGGAGTCGTGAGAGAGGCAAAGACAGAGTTTCACAGAGAAGAAGAGAACGGTGAGCAATAAATACTGTGACTGAACTCCTGCTTCTGAATCAGGTGGCCATAGCTGTTGGCAGTGAGAATTTAGGGCAGGGAATTAGAATATCTGGTCCAGTTAAAAAGCTGGGCTAACCTCATCTGCAGTATAAGAACTAGTGGCAAGAGGCTACTGACATTAAAAAGAACTTGCTGTGAGATCGTAAACTGTGATCCAGACTTCAGAATTTATTCTCACATCTGAAAGGTGACACTTTAAAACTGCATGCTACAGGGTTAGCACAGTACTGTGGCAGGCAGTTTTACTCCTTGATGGACATGGGAggacatatttttcatttaaccAGTTAAGTGTTCTTGCCTAATGCTCCAGTTTGCGCTGGGATTTAATaaacaggattttttgtttcactaGTGCGTATATTCATAGGATCAGCTGACTAGCTCGCTCTGCTTCAGAACCGTGTTGTTGCTCTTCAGTAGTTCTGGACATACTTTCAcggaaaagaaaacaaatctagGCCACACCTTCTAATACCATCAAGGGCACATTTGCATCGGCAAGACCATAGGTGTGGGTAACCTGTGTTGGAGCAAAGACTGAGGCTGTTGTGCAGAAGAAATGGTGCATTATCCCTAGGATGTGTGGAAAAAATGCTGTAGGTAACTGCACGGATGGGAAAGATTGCTTGTCTCAAATTGGTGTTGTTACACTGTGGAGCCTTTTGTCCTAAATAAAATTCCTAAATCCTAAAATTTTATCCTAATCCTATTTGCCACTACTGCAGCGCATGACAAAACTTTGATTAAAACAGCATGGGAAATAAACTGTCTTAAAGTAGTTTACTTTCTTTCCTTAGAAGAGGACATGATTACATTTAATGagacatttccattttccaagCCTGggttattttgtgttttggttttttccttcaggttcTATCAGTCTGAGCCTAAAAGCACACacaatgtttgtgtttttgtttcagGGATGAAGACAAGTATCACAGccataaaagaagaaagtagAAACCTGGAcctgattgttttgtttgtcaGCTGTTCAAAAAAATTGCTTCACCAGGAACTGTCATTACTGCTGTTGTGCCAGGGACAGTAACACTGTGTACATAATATTGGTGTTACATCACAGCTGGCCTTGGAGACAAAAATGAACTGGTGTCAAGGTTTGTCATGGTGGAAGCAGCACGTATCATAAAATGTGTAACTGTGTAACACTAATGCATCTATTGATAAATTACATAGATCTTTTTAATCTATTTGAGTTTAGTCTGACAAAGAT
This Apus apus isolate bApuApu2 chromosome 2, bApuApu2.pri.cur, whole genome shotgun sequence DNA region includes the following protein-coding sequences:
- the SNRNP48 gene encoding U11/U12 small nuclear ribonucleoprotein 48 kDa protein isoform X1; the protein is MAPGPPPAGGCGGRPAAAAAGAVWLGDAVERVPCPYDAHHRVPRASLEKHAASCRLRKMGYSAEEEAEMCDSRFFYQHLKVPAVAMDKDLQFHIVKQARAQSAKEGTSYSEGSYSLLPVEVPQNHKRFTCDLTQADRLALYDYVVEETKKQRSRSQITENDSDLFVDLAAKITQDDSQKGPKSHLEILAEMRDYKRRRQSYRAKNVHITKKSYTEVIRDVIGVHMEELSNHWQEESRLDNAETCEGGKSKSSGRREDRRSASVDSRQSGGSCKEPERTRHRRESSRSPNRRKRSRERGKDRVSQRRRERDEDKYHSHKRRK
- the SNRNP48 gene encoding U11/U12 small nuclear ribonucleoprotein 48 kDa protein isoform X2 → MAPGPPPAGGCGGRPAAAAAGAVWLGDAVERVPCPYDAHHRVPRASLEKHAASCRLRKMGYSAEEEAEMCDSRFFYQHLKVPAVAMDKDLQFHIVKQARAQSAKEGTSYSEGSYSLLPVEVPQNHKRFTCDLTQADRLALYDYVVEETKKQRSRSQITENDSDLFVDLAAKITQDDSQKGPKSHLEILAEMRDYKRRRQSYRAKNVHITKKSYTEVIRDVIGVHMEELSNHWQEESRLDNAETCEGGKSKSSGRREDRRSASVDSRQSGGSCKEPERTRHRRESSRSPNRRKRSRERGKDRVSQRRRERAYIHRIS
- the SNRNP48 gene encoding U11/U12 small nuclear ribonucleoprotein 48 kDa protein isoform X3, encoding MAPGPPPAGGCGGRPAAAAAGAVWLGDAVERVPCPYDAHHRVPRASLEKHAASCRLRKMGYSAEEEAEMCDSRFFYQHLKVPAVAMDKDLQFHIVKQARAQSAKEGTSYSEGSYSLLPVEVPQNHKRFTCDLTQADRLALYDYVVEETKKQRSRSQITENDSDLFVDLAAKITQDDSQKGPKSHLEILAEMRDYKRRRQSYRAKNVHITKKSYTEVIRDVIGVHMEELSNHWQEESRLDNAETCEGGKSKSSGRREDRRSASVDSRQSGGSCKEPERTRHRRESSRSPNRRKRSRERGKDRVSQRRRERIS